Proteins from one Sabethes cyaneus chromosome 2, idSabCyanKW18_F2, whole genome shotgun sequence genomic window:
- the LOC128735959 gene encoding uncharacterized protein LOC128735959 gives MYILPKIAAQVAVISVDVNQWNLPSGIELADPTFFKGGSVDLVLGAEAFFDFFTTGRKIRLGNNLPSLVESVFGWVVTGKCSVAASVKSVVCDLAINYNLDNLLEKFWGSKDIGQKHNYSPEESRCMEYFTKTTRRQPSGRYTVSYPRNDKLLAKLGDSKEIAERRFLQIEKRLGRDEKLREQYADFMKVYESMGHMKLIDDEHDTDVKRCFLSHHPVVKEDNTTTKVRVVFDASAKTSSNASLNDSLLVGPAIQEDLRSIILRSRTRQVMVVADIEKMFRQIEIHPEDRQFQCILWRTSPNVPLSTYELSTVTYGTKPAPFLATRVLMQLATDEEKRFPLASTAVREDFYMDDVITGADDPVTATELRIQLQEMLRSGGFWLRKFASNCETVLAGLPEEELAIQADDGINLDQDPMAKTLGLVWIPKTDVLRFRFRIPALSSDVSLSKERFFR, from the coding sequence ATGTACATTCTACCCAAAATCGCAGCACAAGTGGCAGTCATATCGGTCGACGTCAACCAATGGAATTTACCGAGTGGGATCGAATTGGCGGATCCGACATTCTTCAAAGGTGGCTCAGTTGACTTGGTATTGGGAGCTGAggcctttttcgattttttcacaACTGGCCGTAAAATCCGACTGGGAAACAACTTACCCTCGTTGGTGGAGTCTGTGTTTGGATGGGTGGTTACGGGCAAATGTTCGGTGGCTGCTTCCGTTAAATCTGTCGTTTGCGACCTTGCAATAAATTACAATTTAGATAACCTATTGGAGAAGTTCTGGGGATCTAAAGACATTGGACAAAAGCACAACTACTCTCCCGAGGAATCAAGATGTATGGAGTATTTCACTAAAACTACCCGACGGCAGCCTTCGGGTCGGTATACTGTGTCCTATCCGAGAAATGATAAGTTACTAGCCAAGCTAGGTGATTCGAAGGAGATAGCTGAGCGTAGATTCTTACAAATAGAGAAGCGATTGGGGCGTGATGAGAAACTGCGAGAACAATATGCTGACTTTATGAAGGTGTATGAATCCATGGGCCACATGAAATTAATCGATGATGAACACGATACGGACGTTAAGCGATGTTTTCTCTCACATCATCCAGTGGTGAAAGAAGATAACACAACCACTAAGGTGCGGGTGGTATTTGATGCCTCCGCAAAAACATCTAGCAACGCTTCCTTGAATGATAGCTTGCTGGTCGGTCCGGCCATTCAAGAAGATTTGCGTTCGATAATTCTTCGTAGCCGCACACGCCAGGTGATGGTGGTCGCCGATATAGAAAAGATGTTTCGGCAAATTGAAATTCATCCCGAAGACCGACAATTTCAGTGCATTCTGTGGCGTACCTCTCCCAACGTCCCTCTGTCTACATATGAACTATCGACAGTCACATATGGTACCAAGCCAGCACCGTTTCTTGCAACAAGGGTACTTATGCAGCTGGCCACTGATGAGGAGAAGCGGTTTCCGTTGGCTTCGACTGCTGTTAGAGAGGACTTTTATATGGACGACGTGATAACAGGTGCTGACGATCCAGTCACGGCTACAGAACTTCGTATCCAACTGCAGGAGATGCTACGCAGTGGTGGGTTTTGGCTACGAAAGTTTGCTTCTAATTGTGAAACCGTACTGGCAGGATTACCGGAGGAAGAACTCGCAATTCAAGCAGATGATGGGATTAATCTGGACCAAGATCCCATGGCTAAAACTTTAGGTTTAGTTTGGATACCAAAAACAGACGTTTTACGATTTCGCTTTCGCATACCCGCTTTGTCATCAGATGTTTCCCTGTCGAAAGAAAGGTTCTTTCGATAA
- the LOC128735961 gene encoding uncharacterized protein LOC128735961, whose amino-acid sequence MRPTLIQQFMADLPASRVTAARPFSTTGVDYLGPVYVRSGYRRTAVKAYVSVFVCFVTKATHLELVTDLSTARFIQALRRFTSRRGKCATLWSDNGTNFVGAKKQMRELLKILNTKEHHQKVAKECADDGMQWKFMPPGAPHFGGLWEAAVRSAKKHLLKVLADTTVSYEDMTTLLTQVECCLNSRPLTQLSDDPDDLRPLTPGHFLVGSALQSIPSADYTDTAYGRLKTWEAVQKRLQNFWRRWKTEYLNQLQGRVKWWKPPVGIRQGSLPVIRDDNLPPTKWRMARIISTHPGPDGVVRVVTLRTTNGTVDRPVDKICILPVATNDGDLNTNEAIN is encoded by the coding sequence ATGAGACCGACGCTGATTCAACAGTTTATGGCTGATTTACCGGCATCGAGAGTTACGGCAGCGAGACCATTTTCGACTACAGGCGTCGATTATTTAGGGCCGGTGTACGTTAGATCAGGATACCGGCGGACCGCAGTAAAGGCATACGTATCGGTGTTTGTCTGCTTTGTGACGAAGGCGACACACCTAGAATTGGTCACTGATCTTTCGACGGCACGGTTTATTCAGGCTTTGCGGAGATTCACGTCACGTCGGGGAAAATGTGCTACATTGTGGTCCGATAATGGCACTAACTTCGTTGGAGCTAAAAAGCAGATGCGAGAGTTGCTGAAAATCCTGAACACCAAAGAACATCACCAGAAGGTTGCCAAGGAGTGTGCAGACGATGGAATGCAGTGGAAGTTCATGCCCCCCGGAGCTCCCCATTTCGGTGGCCTCTGGGAGGCTGCTGTGCGATCGGCGAAAAAACATCTTTTGAAGGTGCTAGCGGACACGACAGTCTCCTACGAGGATATGACGACTCTTCTAACACAAGTCGAGTGCTGCCTGAACTCGCGGCCTCTGACGCAGCTTTCGGATGATCCTGATGACTTGCGGCCACTCACACCAGGTCATTTCCTGGTTGGTTCTGCTCTCCAATCCATACCATCAGCAGACTACACCGACACAGCTTACGGGAGACTAAAGACGTGGGAAGCTGTACAGAAGAGGTTGCAAAACTTTTGGCGGCGGTGGAAAACCGAGTACCTCAATCAACTACAAGGGCGCGTTAAGTGGTGGAAACCACCAGTTGGAATAAGGCAAGGCAGCTTACCAGTGATTCGTGATGACAACCTACCGCCAACGAAATGGAGAATGGCGCGAATCATTTCGACCCACCCGGGACCAGATGGGGTGGTCCGAGTAGTCACTCTACGAACAACGAACGGGACAGTGGATAGACCGGTGGACAAAATTTGCATCTTACCGGTTGCAACGAATGACGGAGATCTCAATACGAACGAAGCGATCAACTGA